From Xiphophorus hellerii strain 12219 chromosome 20, Xiphophorus_hellerii-4.1, whole genome shotgun sequence, the proteins below share one genomic window:
- the znf740a gene encoding gastrula zinc finger protein XlCGF57.1 isoform X12: MSHLPSSSVRDHMKWAGLLGCEAVLSSMALMQASTMAAPPKKMMAPLGHAPPQRDGPDRAPQSHMILPSGMSCPPLLIRKEGEFQAPRLLDEKDMRTNEDMQQKKKNRKSVTPCKVREQEGRGGKGAGGDENGPASKVQKNFICDHCYGAFRSGYHLKRHILIHTGEKPYACAVCDMRFIQRYHLERHSLIHTGVKPFACSMCDMRFFQRYHLERHRLTHTGVKPYACSMCDMRFFQRYHLARHTLTHTGVKPYACSVCDMRFFQRHHLARHSLTHTGVKPYACSMCDMRFFQRYHLARHTLTHTGVKPYACSMCDMRFFQRYHLARHTLTHTGVKPYACTMCDMRFIQRYQLERHSLTHTGVKPYACTMCDKRFFQRYHLARHSLTHMGVKPFACTMCDMKFFQRYHLARHSLTHTGVKPYACTMCDKRFFQRYHLARHSLTHMGVKPFACTMCDMRFVQRYHLARHSLTHTGVKPYACTMCDKRFFQRYHLARHSLTHMGEKPFACDMCDMRFIQRYHLERHKRVHSGEKPYQCERCQQNFSRTDRLLRHRRLCQGRSVAKVENQPCCEPRPYQQEPPPAPPTWSPLHPPPGRLAV, encoded by the exons ATGTCACATCTGCCCAGCAGCTCAGTCCGCGACCATATGAAATGG GCGGGGCTGCTTGGCTGCGAAGCTGTCCTGTCCAGCATGGCCCTGATGCAGGCCAGTACAATGGCGGCTCCTCCTAAAAAAATGATGGCTCCGCTCGGCCATGCACCTCCTCAGAGAGACGGACCCGACCGTGCTCCCCAGAGCCACATGATCCTCCCTTCTGGAATGAGCTGTCCACCCCTG CTTATCAGGAAGGAAGGTGAATTCCAAGCTCCCCGCTTGCTGGATGAGAAGGACATGAGGACCAACGAAGacatgcagcagaaaaaaaagaacaggaaaTCAGTGACGCCCTGTAAAGTGAGAGAACAAGAAGGAAGGGGAGGGAAG GGCGCAGGTGGAGATGAGAATGGTCCGGCCTCCAAAGTgcagaaaaattttatttgtgatcATTGTTACGGAGCATTTAGAAGTGGATATCACCTAAAGAGACATATCCTCATTCATACAG GGGAGAAGCCGTATGCTTGTGCCGTTTGTGACATGAGGTTTATTCAGCGTTACCACCTGGAGAGACACAGCCTCATTCACACGG gggtgaaGCCGTTTGCTTGTTCCATGTGTGACATGAGGTTTTTCCAGCGTTACCACCTGGAGAGACACAGACTCACTCATACGG GGGTGAAGCCGTACGCTTGCTCCATGTGCGACATGAGGTTCTTCCAACGTTACCATCTGGCAagacacaccctcacacacactg GGGTGAAGCCATACGCTTGCTCTGTGTGTGATATGAGATTTTTCCAACGCCACCACTTGGCACGACACAGCCTCACTCACACGG GAGTGAAGCCATATGCTTGCTCCATGTGTGACATGAGATTTTTCCAGAGATACCACCTGGCAAGACACACTCTCACTCACACGG GGGTGAAGCCATACGCTTGCTCCATGTGTGACATGAGGTTCTTCCAGCGTTACCATTTGGCAAGACACACCCTCACTCATACCG gGGTGAAGCCATATGCTTGTACCATGTGTGACATGAGATTTATTCAACGTTACCAGCTGGAGAGACACAGCCTCACTCATACAG GGGTGAAGCCGTACGCTTGCACCATGTGTGACAAGAGGTTTTTTCAGCGCTACCACCTGGCGAGACACAGCCTCACTCATATGG GTGTGAAACCTTTTGCTTGCACCATGTGTGACATGAAGTTTTTTCAACGTTACCACCTGGCGAGACACAGCCTCACTCATACGG GTGTGAAACCTTATGCTTGCACCATGTGTGACAAGAGGTTTTTTCAACGCTACCACCTGGCGAGACACAGCCTCACTCATATGG GTGTGAAACCTTTTGCTTGTACCATGTGTGACATGAGGTTTGTCCAGCGTTACCACCTGGCAAGACACAGCCTCACTCATACTG GTGTGAAACCTTATGCTTGCACCATGTGTGACAAGAGGTTTTTTCAACGCTACCACCTGGCGAGACACAGCCTCACTCATATGG GAGAGAAGCCATTTGCATGTGACATGTGTGATATGAGGTTTATTCAGCGCTACCACCTTGAGAGACACAAGCGCGTTCACAGTGGGGAGAAGCCTTATCAATGCGAAAGATGCCAGCAG AACTTTTCACGCACAGACCGTCTGCTGCGACATCGGCGGTTGTGCCAGGGCCGCAGCGTAGCCAAAGTAGAGAACCAGCCATGCTGCGAACCACGCCCGTACCAGCAGGAGCCCCCGCCTGCGCCGCCAACCTGGAGCCCCCTGCACCCACCTCCGGGACGGCTGGCTGTCTGA
- the znf740a gene encoding gastrula zinc finger protein XlCGF57.1 isoform X30 encodes MSHLPSSSVRDHMKWAGLLGCEAVLSSMALMQASTMAAPPKKMMAPLGHAPPQRDGPDRAPQSHMILPSGMSCPPLLIRKEGEFQAPRLLDEKDMRTNEDMQQKKKNRKSVTPCKVREQEGRGGKGAGGDENGPASKVQKNFICDHCYGAFRSGYHLKRHILIHTGEKPYACAVCDMRFIQRYHLERHSLIHTGVKPFACSMCDMRFFQRYHLERHRLTHTGVKPYACTMCDMRFIQRYQLERHSLTHTGVKPYACTMCDKRFFQRYHLARHSLTHMGVKPFACTMCDMKFFQRYHLARHSLTHTGVKPYACTMCDKRFFQRYHLARHSLTHMGVKPFACTMCDMRFVQRYHLARHSLTHTGVKPYACTMCDKRFFQRYHLARHSLTHMGVKPFACTICDMRFVQRYHLARHSLTHTGVKPFACSMCDMRFIQRNHLERHSLTHTGEKPFACDMCDMRFIQRYHLERHKRVHSGEKPYQCERCQQNFSRTDRLLRHRRLCQGRSVAKVENQPCCEPRPYQQEPPPAPPTWSPLHPPPGRLAV; translated from the exons ATGTCACATCTGCCCAGCAGCTCAGTCCGCGACCATATGAAATGG GCGGGGCTGCTTGGCTGCGAAGCTGTCCTGTCCAGCATGGCCCTGATGCAGGCCAGTACAATGGCGGCTCCTCCTAAAAAAATGATGGCTCCGCTCGGCCATGCACCTCCTCAGAGAGACGGACCCGACCGTGCTCCCCAGAGCCACATGATCCTCCCTTCTGGAATGAGCTGTCCACCCCTG CTTATCAGGAAGGAAGGTGAATTCCAAGCTCCCCGCTTGCTGGATGAGAAGGACATGAGGACCAACGAAGacatgcagcagaaaaaaaagaacaggaaaTCAGTGACGCCCTGTAAAGTGAGAGAACAAGAAGGAAGGGGAGGGAAG GGCGCAGGTGGAGATGAGAATGGTCCGGCCTCCAAAGTgcagaaaaattttatttgtgatcATTGTTACGGAGCATTTAGAAGTGGATATCACCTAAAGAGACATATCCTCATTCATACAG GGGAGAAGCCGTATGCTTGTGCCGTTTGTGACATGAGGTTTATTCAGCGTTACCACCTGGAGAGACACAGCCTCATTCACACGG gggtgaaGCCGTTTGCTTGTTCCATGTGTGACATGAGGTTTTTCCAGCGTTACCACCTGGAGAGACACAGACTCACTCATACGG gGGTGAAGCCATATGCTTGTACCATGTGTGACATGAGATTTATTCAACGTTACCAGCTGGAGAGACACAGCCTCACTCATACAG GGGTGAAGCCGTACGCTTGCACCATGTGTGACAAGAGGTTTTTTCAGCGCTACCACCTGGCGAGACACAGCCTCACTCATATGG GTGTGAAACCTTTTGCTTGCACCATGTGTGACATGAAGTTTTTTCAACGTTACCACCTGGCGAGACACAGCCTCACTCATACGG GTGTGAAACCTTATGCTTGCACCATGTGTGACAAGAGGTTTTTTCAACGCTACCACCTGGCGAGACACAGCCTCACTCATATGG GTGTGAAACCTTTTGCTTGTACCATGTGTGACATGAGGTTTGTCCAGCGTTACCACCTGGCAAGACACAGCCTCACTCATACTG GTGTGAAACCTTATGCTTGCACCATGTGTGACAAGAGGTTTTTTCAACGCTACCACCTGGCGAGACACAGCCTCACTCATATGG GTGTGAAACCTTTTGCTTGCACCATTTGTGACATGAGGTTTGTTCAGCGTTACCACCTGGCGAGACACAGCCTCACTCATACTG gggtgaaGCCGTTTGCTTGTTCCATGTGTGACATGAGGTTTATTCAGCGTAACCACCTGGAGAGACACAGCCTCACTCATACGG GAGAGAAGCCATTTGCATGTGACATGTGTGATATGAGGTTTATTCAGCGCTACCACCTTGAGAGACACAAGCGCGTTCACAGTGGGGAGAAGCCTTATCAATGCGAAAGATGCCAGCAG AACTTTTCACGCACAGACCGTCTGCTGCGACATCGGCGGTTGTGCCAGGGCCGCAGCGTAGCCAAAGTAGAGAACCAGCCATGCTGCGAACCACGCCCGTACCAGCAGGAGCCCCCGCCTGCGCCGCCAACCTGGAGCCCCCTGCACCCACCTCCGGGACGGCTGGCTGTCTGA
- the znf740a gene encoding gastrula zinc finger protein XlCGF58.1 isoform X14 → MSHLPSSSVRDHMKWAGLLGCEAVLSSMALMQASTMAAPPKKMMAPLGHAPPQRDGPDRAPQSHMILPSGMSCPPLLIRKEGEFQAPRLLDEKDMRTNEDMQQKKKNRKSVTPCKVREQEGRGGKGAGGDENGPASKVQKNFICDHCYGAFRSGYHLKRHILIHTGEKPYACAVCDMRFIQRYHLERHSLIHTGVKPFACSMCDMRFFQRYHLERHRLTHTGVKPYACSMCDMRFFQRYHLARHTLTHTGVKPYACSVCDMRFFQRHHLARHSLTHTGVKPYACSMCDMRFFQRYHLARHTLTHTGVKPYACSMCDMRFFQRYHLARHTLTHTGVKPYACTMCDMRFIQRYQLERHSLTHTGVKPYACTMCDKRFFQRYHLARHSLTHMGVKPFACTMCDMKFFQRYHLARHSLTHTGVKPYACTMCDKRFFQRYHLARHSLTHMGVKPFACTMCDMRFVQRYHLARHSLTHTGVKPFACSMCDMRFIQRNHLERHSLTHTGEKPFACDMCDMRFIQRYHLERHKRVHSGEKPYQCERCQQNFSRTDRLLRHRRLCQGRSVAKVENQPCCEPRPYQQEPPPAPPTWSPLHPPPGRLAV, encoded by the exons ATGTCACATCTGCCCAGCAGCTCAGTCCGCGACCATATGAAATGG GCGGGGCTGCTTGGCTGCGAAGCTGTCCTGTCCAGCATGGCCCTGATGCAGGCCAGTACAATGGCGGCTCCTCCTAAAAAAATGATGGCTCCGCTCGGCCATGCACCTCCTCAGAGAGACGGACCCGACCGTGCTCCCCAGAGCCACATGATCCTCCCTTCTGGAATGAGCTGTCCACCCCTG CTTATCAGGAAGGAAGGTGAATTCCAAGCTCCCCGCTTGCTGGATGAGAAGGACATGAGGACCAACGAAGacatgcagcagaaaaaaaagaacaggaaaTCAGTGACGCCCTGTAAAGTGAGAGAACAAGAAGGAAGGGGAGGGAAG GGCGCAGGTGGAGATGAGAATGGTCCGGCCTCCAAAGTgcagaaaaattttatttgtgatcATTGTTACGGAGCATTTAGAAGTGGATATCACCTAAAGAGACATATCCTCATTCATACAG GGGAGAAGCCGTATGCTTGTGCCGTTTGTGACATGAGGTTTATTCAGCGTTACCACCTGGAGAGACACAGCCTCATTCACACGG gggtgaaGCCGTTTGCTTGTTCCATGTGTGACATGAGGTTTTTCCAGCGTTACCACCTGGAGAGACACAGACTCACTCATACGG GGGTGAAGCCGTACGCTTGCTCCATGTGCGACATGAGGTTCTTCCAACGTTACCATCTGGCAagacacaccctcacacacactg GGGTGAAGCCATACGCTTGCTCTGTGTGTGATATGAGATTTTTCCAACGCCACCACTTGGCACGACACAGCCTCACTCACACGG GAGTGAAGCCATATGCTTGCTCCATGTGTGACATGAGATTTTTCCAGAGATACCACCTGGCAAGACACACTCTCACTCACACGG GGGTGAAGCCATACGCTTGCTCCATGTGTGACATGAGGTTCTTCCAGCGTTACCATTTGGCAAGACACACCCTCACTCATACCG gGGTGAAGCCATATGCTTGTACCATGTGTGACATGAGATTTATTCAACGTTACCAGCTGGAGAGACACAGCCTCACTCATACAG GGGTGAAGCCGTACGCTTGCACCATGTGTGACAAGAGGTTTTTTCAGCGCTACCACCTGGCGAGACACAGCCTCACTCATATGG GTGTGAAACCTTTTGCTTGCACCATGTGTGACATGAAGTTTTTTCAACGTTACCACCTGGCGAGACACAGCCTCACTCATACGG GTGTGAAACCTTATGCTTGCACCATGTGTGACAAGAGGTTTTTTCAACGCTACCACCTGGCGAGACACAGCCTCACTCATATGG GTGTGAAACCTTTTGCTTGTACCATGTGTGACATGAGGTTTGTCCAGCGTTACCACCTGGCAAGACACAGCCTCACTCATACTG gggtgaaGCCGTTTGCTTGTTCCATGTGTGACATGAGGTTTATTCAGCGTAACCACCTGGAGAGACACAGCCTCACTCATACGG GAGAGAAGCCATTTGCATGTGACATGTGTGATATGAGGTTTATTCAGCGCTACCACCTTGAGAGACACAAGCGCGTTCACAGTGGGGAGAAGCCTTATCAATGCGAAAGATGCCAGCAG AACTTTTCACGCACAGACCGTCTGCTGCGACATCGGCGGTTGTGCCAGGGCCGCAGCGTAGCCAAAGTAGAGAACCAGCCATGCTGCGAACCACGCCCGTACCAGCAGGAGCCCCCGCCTGCGCCGCCAACCTGGAGCCCCCTGCACCCACCTCCGGGACGGCTGGCTGTCTGA
- the znf740a gene encoding gastrula zinc finger protein XlCGF57.1 isoform X24 produces the protein MSHLPSSSVRDHMKWAGLLGCEAVLSSMALMQASTMAAPPKKMMAPLGHAPPQRDGPDRAPQSHMILPSGMSCPPLLIRKEGEFQAPRLLDEKDMRTNEDMQQKKKNRKSVTPCKVREQEGRGGKGAGGDENGPASKVQKNFICDHCYGAFRSGYHLKRHILIHTGEKPYACAVCDMRFIQRYHLERHSLIHTGVKPFACSMCDMRFFQRYHLERHRLTHTGVKPYACSMCDMRFFQRYHLARHTLTHTGVKPYACTMCDMRFIQRYQLERHSLTHTGVKPYACTMCDKRFFQRYHLARHSLTHMGVKPFACTMCDMKFFQRYHLARHSLTHTGVKPYACTMCDKRFFQRYHLARHSLTHMGVKPFACTMCDMRFVQRYHLARHSLTHTGVKPYACTMCDKRFFQRYHLARHSLTHMGVKPFACTICDMRFVQRYHLARHSLTHTGVKPFACSMCDMRFIQRNHLERHSLTHTGEKPFACDMCDMRFIQRYHLERHKRVHSGEKPYQCERCQQNFSRTDRLLRHRRLCQGRSVAKVENQPCCEPRPYQQEPPPAPPTWSPLHPPPGRLAV, from the exons ATGTCACATCTGCCCAGCAGCTCAGTCCGCGACCATATGAAATGG GCGGGGCTGCTTGGCTGCGAAGCTGTCCTGTCCAGCATGGCCCTGATGCAGGCCAGTACAATGGCGGCTCCTCCTAAAAAAATGATGGCTCCGCTCGGCCATGCACCTCCTCAGAGAGACGGACCCGACCGTGCTCCCCAGAGCCACATGATCCTCCCTTCTGGAATGAGCTGTCCACCCCTG CTTATCAGGAAGGAAGGTGAATTCCAAGCTCCCCGCTTGCTGGATGAGAAGGACATGAGGACCAACGAAGacatgcagcagaaaaaaaagaacaggaaaTCAGTGACGCCCTGTAAAGTGAGAGAACAAGAAGGAAGGGGAGGGAAG GGCGCAGGTGGAGATGAGAATGGTCCGGCCTCCAAAGTgcagaaaaattttatttgtgatcATTGTTACGGAGCATTTAGAAGTGGATATCACCTAAAGAGACATATCCTCATTCATACAG GGGAGAAGCCGTATGCTTGTGCCGTTTGTGACATGAGGTTTATTCAGCGTTACCACCTGGAGAGACACAGCCTCATTCACACGG gggtgaaGCCGTTTGCTTGTTCCATGTGTGACATGAGGTTTTTCCAGCGTTACCACCTGGAGAGACACAGACTCACTCATACGG GGGTGAAGCCATACGCTTGCTCCATGTGTGACATGAGGTTCTTCCAGCGTTACCATTTGGCAAGACACACCCTCACTCATACCG gGGTGAAGCCATATGCTTGTACCATGTGTGACATGAGATTTATTCAACGTTACCAGCTGGAGAGACACAGCCTCACTCATACAG GGGTGAAGCCGTACGCTTGCACCATGTGTGACAAGAGGTTTTTTCAGCGCTACCACCTGGCGAGACACAGCCTCACTCATATGG GTGTGAAACCTTTTGCTTGCACCATGTGTGACATGAAGTTTTTTCAACGTTACCACCTGGCGAGACACAGCCTCACTCATACGG GTGTGAAACCTTATGCTTGCACCATGTGTGACAAGAGGTTTTTTCAACGCTACCACCTGGCGAGACACAGCCTCACTCATATGG GTGTGAAACCTTTTGCTTGTACCATGTGTGACATGAGGTTTGTCCAGCGTTACCACCTGGCAAGACACAGCCTCACTCATACTG GTGTGAAACCTTATGCTTGCACCATGTGTGACAAGAGGTTTTTTCAACGCTACCACCTGGCGAGACACAGCCTCACTCATATGG GTGTGAAACCTTTTGCTTGCACCATTTGTGACATGAGGTTTGTTCAGCGTTACCACCTGGCGAGACACAGCCTCACTCATACTG gggtgaaGCCGTTTGCTTGTTCCATGTGTGACATGAGGTTTATTCAGCGTAACCACCTGGAGAGACACAGCCTCACTCATACGG GAGAGAAGCCATTTGCATGTGACATGTGTGATATGAGGTTTATTCAGCGCTACCACCTTGAGAGACACAAGCGCGTTCACAGTGGGGAGAAGCCTTATCAATGCGAAAGATGCCAGCAG AACTTTTCACGCACAGACCGTCTGCTGCGACATCGGCGGTTGTGCCAGGGCCGCAGCGTAGCCAAAGTAGAGAACCAGCCATGCTGCGAACCACGCCCGTACCAGCAGGAGCCCCCGCCTGCGCCGCCAACCTGGAGCCCCCTGCACCCACCTCCGGGACGGCTGGCTGTCTGA
- the znf740a gene encoding zinc finger protein 771 isoform X29, translated as MSHLPSSSVRDHMKWAGLLGCEAVLSSMALMQASTMAAPPKKMMAPLGHAPPQRDGPDRAPQSHMILPSGMSCPPLLIRKEGEFQAPRLLDEKDMRTNEDMQQKKKNRKSVTPCKVREQEGRGGKGAGGDENGPASKVQKNFICDHCYGAFRSGYHLKRHILIHTGEKPYACAVCDMRFIQRYHLERHSLIHTGVKPFACSMCDMRFFQRYHLERHRLTHTGVKPYACSMCDMRFFQRYHLARHTLTHTGVKPYACSVCDMRFFQRHHLARHSLTHTGVKPYACSMCDMRFFQRYHLARHTLTHTGVKPYACSMCDMRFFQRYHLARHTLTHTGVKPYACTMCDMRFIQRYQLERHSLTHTGVKPYACTMCDKRFFQRYHLARHSLTHMGVKPFACTMCDMRFVQRYHLARHSLTHTGVKPFACSMCDMRFIQRNHLERHSLTHTGEKPFACDMCDMRFIQRYHLERHKRVHSGEKPYQCERCQQNFSRTDRLLRHRRLCQGRSVAKVENQPCCEPRPYQQEPPPAPPTWSPLHPPPGRLAV; from the exons ATGTCACATCTGCCCAGCAGCTCAGTCCGCGACCATATGAAATGG GCGGGGCTGCTTGGCTGCGAAGCTGTCCTGTCCAGCATGGCCCTGATGCAGGCCAGTACAATGGCGGCTCCTCCTAAAAAAATGATGGCTCCGCTCGGCCATGCACCTCCTCAGAGAGACGGACCCGACCGTGCTCCCCAGAGCCACATGATCCTCCCTTCTGGAATGAGCTGTCCACCCCTG CTTATCAGGAAGGAAGGTGAATTCCAAGCTCCCCGCTTGCTGGATGAGAAGGACATGAGGACCAACGAAGacatgcagcagaaaaaaaagaacaggaaaTCAGTGACGCCCTGTAAAGTGAGAGAACAAGAAGGAAGGGGAGGGAAG GGCGCAGGTGGAGATGAGAATGGTCCGGCCTCCAAAGTgcagaaaaattttatttgtgatcATTGTTACGGAGCATTTAGAAGTGGATATCACCTAAAGAGACATATCCTCATTCATACAG GGGAGAAGCCGTATGCTTGTGCCGTTTGTGACATGAGGTTTATTCAGCGTTACCACCTGGAGAGACACAGCCTCATTCACACGG gggtgaaGCCGTTTGCTTGTTCCATGTGTGACATGAGGTTTTTCCAGCGTTACCACCTGGAGAGACACAGACTCACTCATACGG GGGTGAAGCCGTACGCTTGCTCCATGTGCGACATGAGGTTCTTCCAACGTTACCATCTGGCAagacacaccctcacacacactg GGGTGAAGCCATACGCTTGCTCTGTGTGTGATATGAGATTTTTCCAACGCCACCACTTGGCACGACACAGCCTCACTCACACGG GAGTGAAGCCATATGCTTGCTCCATGTGTGACATGAGATTTTTCCAGAGATACCACCTGGCAAGACACACTCTCACTCACACGG GGGTGAAGCCATACGCTTGCTCCATGTGTGACATGAGGTTCTTCCAGCGTTACCATTTGGCAAGACACACCCTCACTCATACCG gGGTGAAGCCATATGCTTGTACCATGTGTGACATGAGATTTATTCAACGTTACCAGCTGGAGAGACACAGCCTCACTCATACAG GGGTGAAGCCGTACGCTTGCACCATGTGTGACAAGAGGTTTTTTCAGCGCTACCACCTGGCGAGACACAGCCTCACTCATATGG GTGTGAAACCTTTTGCTTGTACCATGTGTGACATGAGGTTTGTCCAGCGTTACCACCTGGCAAGACACAGCCTCACTCATACTG gggtgaaGCCGTTTGCTTGTTCCATGTGTGACATGAGGTTTATTCAGCGTAACCACCTGGAGAGACACAGCCTCACTCATACGG GAGAGAAGCCATTTGCATGTGACATGTGTGATATGAGGTTTATTCAGCGCTACCACCTTGAGAGACACAAGCGCGTTCACAGTGGGGAGAAGCCTTATCAATGCGAAAGATGCCAGCAG AACTTTTCACGCACAGACCGTCTGCTGCGACATCGGCGGTTGTGCCAGGGCCGCAGCGTAGCCAAAGTAGAGAACCAGCCATGCTGCGAACCACGCCCGTACCAGCAGGAGCCCCCGCCTGCGCCGCCAACCTGGAGCCCCCTGCACCCACCTCCGGGACGGCTGGCTGTCTGA
- the znf740a gene encoding gastrula zinc finger protein XlCGF57.1 isoform X9, translated as MSHLPSSSVRDHMKWAGLLGCEAVLSSMALMQASTMAAPPKKMMAPLGHAPPQRDGPDRAPQSHMILPSGMSCPPLLIRKEGEFQAPRLLDEKDMRTNEDMQQKKKNRKSVTPCKVREQEGRGGKGAGGDENGPASKVQKNFICDHCYGAFRSGYHLKRHILIHTGEKPYACAVCDMRFIQRYHLERHSLIHTGVKPFACSMCDMRFFQRYHLERHRLTHTGVKPYACSMCDMRFFQRYHLARHTLTHTGVKPYACSVCDMRFFQRHHLARHSLTHTGVKPYACSMCDMRFFQRYHLARHTLTHTGVKPYACTMCDMRFIQRYQLERHSLTHTGVKPYACTMCDKRFFQRYHLARHSLTHMGVKPFACTMCDMKFFQRYHLARHSLTHTGVKPYACTMCDKRFFQRYHLARHSLTHMGVKPFACTMCDMRFVQRYHLARHSLTHTGVKPYACTMCDKRFFQRYHLARHSLTHMGVKPFACTICDMRFVQRYHLARHSLTHTGVKPFACSMCDMRFIQRNHLERHSLTHTGEKPFACDMCDMRFIQRYHLERHKRVHSGEKPYQCERCQQNFSRTDRLLRHRRLCQGRSVAKVENQPCCEPRPYQQEPPPAPPTWSPLHPPPGRLAV; from the exons ATGTCACATCTGCCCAGCAGCTCAGTCCGCGACCATATGAAATGG GCGGGGCTGCTTGGCTGCGAAGCTGTCCTGTCCAGCATGGCCCTGATGCAGGCCAGTACAATGGCGGCTCCTCCTAAAAAAATGATGGCTCCGCTCGGCCATGCACCTCCTCAGAGAGACGGACCCGACCGTGCTCCCCAGAGCCACATGATCCTCCCTTCTGGAATGAGCTGTCCACCCCTG CTTATCAGGAAGGAAGGTGAATTCCAAGCTCCCCGCTTGCTGGATGAGAAGGACATGAGGACCAACGAAGacatgcagcagaaaaaaaagaacaggaaaTCAGTGACGCCCTGTAAAGTGAGAGAACAAGAAGGAAGGGGAGGGAAG GGCGCAGGTGGAGATGAGAATGGTCCGGCCTCCAAAGTgcagaaaaattttatttgtgatcATTGTTACGGAGCATTTAGAAGTGGATATCACCTAAAGAGACATATCCTCATTCATACAG GGGAGAAGCCGTATGCTTGTGCCGTTTGTGACATGAGGTTTATTCAGCGTTACCACCTGGAGAGACACAGCCTCATTCACACGG gggtgaaGCCGTTTGCTTGTTCCATGTGTGACATGAGGTTTTTCCAGCGTTACCACCTGGAGAGACACAGACTCACTCATACGG GGGTGAAGCCGTACGCTTGCTCCATGTGCGACATGAGGTTCTTCCAACGTTACCATCTGGCAagacacaccctcacacacactg GGGTGAAGCCATACGCTTGCTCTGTGTGTGATATGAGATTTTTCCAACGCCACCACTTGGCACGACACAGCCTCACTCACACGG GGGTGAAGCCATACGCTTGCTCCATGTGTGACATGAGGTTCTTCCAGCGTTACCATTTGGCAAGACACACCCTCACTCATACCG gGGTGAAGCCATATGCTTGTACCATGTGTGACATGAGATTTATTCAACGTTACCAGCTGGAGAGACACAGCCTCACTCATACAG GGGTGAAGCCGTACGCTTGCACCATGTGTGACAAGAGGTTTTTTCAGCGCTACCACCTGGCGAGACACAGCCTCACTCATATGG GTGTGAAACCTTTTGCTTGCACCATGTGTGACATGAAGTTTTTTCAACGTTACCACCTGGCGAGACACAGCCTCACTCATACGG GTGTGAAACCTTATGCTTGCACCATGTGTGACAAGAGGTTTTTTCAACGCTACCACCTGGCGAGACACAGCCTCACTCATATGG GTGTGAAACCTTTTGCTTGTACCATGTGTGACATGAGGTTTGTCCAGCGTTACCACCTGGCAAGACACAGCCTCACTCATACTG GTGTGAAACCTTATGCTTGCACCATGTGTGACAAGAGGTTTTTTCAACGCTACCACCTGGCGAGACACAGCCTCACTCATATGG GTGTGAAACCTTTTGCTTGCACCATTTGTGACATGAGGTTTGTTCAGCGTTACCACCTGGCGAGACACAGCCTCACTCATACTG gggtgaaGCCGTTTGCTTGTTCCATGTGTGACATGAGGTTTATTCAGCGTAACCACCTGGAGAGACACAGCCTCACTCATACGG GAGAGAAGCCATTTGCATGTGACATGTGTGATATGAGGTTTATTCAGCGCTACCACCTTGAGAGACACAAGCGCGTTCACAGTGGGGAGAAGCCTTATCAATGCGAAAGATGCCAGCAG AACTTTTCACGCACAGACCGTCTGCTGCGACATCGGCGGTTGTGCCAGGGCCGCAGCGTAGCCAAAGTAGAGAACCAGCCATGCTGCGAACCACGCCCGTACCAGCAGGAGCCCCCGCCTGCGCCGCCAACCTGGAGCCCCCTGCACCCACCTCCGGGACGGCTGGCTGTCTGA